In the Drosophila gunungcola strain Sukarami unplaced genomic scaffold, Dgunungcola_SK_2 000001F, whole genome shotgun sequence genome, one interval contains:
- the LOC128261845 gene encoding transmembrane inner ear expressed protein isoform X2, giving the protein MDDDTDIFDIDPREVWLEKEAIAGFRVWHIIAAVLGILMLIMIMVCCCIRFRIPRTKQEIEADYQRKQITKKFREKLQQIKNSEMDDMDLQKALAYIKLEQYDDP; this is encoded by the exons ATGGACGACGATACGGACATCTTTGACATCGACCCGCGCGAAGTGTGGCTGGAAAAGGAGGCCATTGCGGGCTTTCGAGTGTGGCACATTATAGCTGCCGTTCTtggaattttaatgttaatca TGATTATGGTCTGTTGCTGCATTCGCTTCCGGATTCCGCGCACCAAACAGGAAATAGAGGCGGACTATCAGCGGAAACAGATCACTAAGAAGTTCCGTGAAAAGCTGCAGCAGATCAAGAACTCCGAAATGGACGACATGGATCTGCAGAAGG CACTTGCTTATATCAAATTGGAACAGTACGATGATCCCTAA
- the LOC128261845 gene encoding transmembrane inner ear expressed protein isoform X1 has translation MDDDTDIFDIDPREVWLEKEAIAGFRVWHIIAAVLGILMLIMIMVCCCIRFRIPRTKQEIEADYQRKQITKKFREKLQQIKNSEMDDMDLQKVCARIQSDYLNFQASMESMNEKQNVKFKI, from the exons ATGGACGACGATACGGACATCTTTGACATCGACCCGCGCGAAGTGTGGCTGGAAAAGGAGGCCATTGCGGGCTTTCGAGTGTGGCACATTATAGCTGCCGTTCTtggaattttaatgttaatca TGATTATGGTCTGTTGCTGCATTCGCTTCCGGATTCCGCGCACCAAACAGGAAATAGAGGCGGACTATCAGCGGAAACAGATCACTAAGAAGTTCCGTGAAAAGCTGCAGCAGATCAAGAACTCCGAAATGGACGACATGGATCTGCAGAAGG TTTGTGCCCGCATCCAAAGCGATTATCTGAATTTTCAGGCCAGCATGGAGAGCATGAATGAAAAGCAGAATGTTAAGTTTAAGATCTAA
- the LOC128263363 gene encoding uncharacterized protein LOC128263363, translating to MLRILLILAVGGTSIRAARYKLEFEDPNIFSPCIDGPPGSIGIPDAFNMDNMVFDLDEEGVHVSGNLTTKWNFPRTDRISSEVHIMYLNRGTWESTIFNMHTPDFCAAIFNENLYWFKYWFKNIENREEIQEKCVATKDTVLKLYPFVLNLILENIRIPVSLGRYKTVFTLEAFDESEKRRPTSLCFEIKGQAAKMKD from the exons ATGTTACGAATTTTACTGATTTTGGCTGTAGGAGGAACCAGTATCCGGGCCGCACGGTACAAATTGGAGTTTGAGGATCCGAACATCTTCTCGCCGTGCATTGACGGGCCTCCCGGTTCTATTGGCATTCCTGATGCCTTCAACATGGACAATATGGTGTTCGATCTGGACGAGGAAGGCGTTCATGTTTCGGGAAATCTGACCACCAAATGGAATTTTCCGCGCACTGATCGCATATCC TCCGAGGTCCATATAATGTATTTAAACAGAGGCACCTGGGAATCGACCATTTTTAACATGCACACGCCGGATTTTTGTGCTGCGATTTTTAACGAGAATCTTTACTGGTTTAAATATtggtttaaaaacattgaaaaccGCGAGGAGATACAAGAAAAATGCGTGGCAACGAAAGAT accgttttaaaactttatccgtttgttttgaatttgattCTGGAAAATATACGTATCCCGGTTTCCCTTGGACGCTATAAAACAGTGTTCACTCTTGAAGCATTCGACGAAAGTGAAAAACGCCGCCCGACATCTTTATGCTTTGAAATAAAAGGCCAGGCCGCGAAGATGAAAGACTAA